In Malania oleifera isolate guangnan ecotype guangnan chromosome 8, ASM2987363v1, whole genome shotgun sequence, a single window of DNA contains:
- the LOC131161448 gene encoding uncharacterized protein LOC131161448, which yields MTLEDFFTLTEMKDGLTAPARVEELVNVMQKERDCVVKNVGDATRQWSTVASTIAATENRDCLDLFIQLDGLWFIDRWLKDAQKFSKDTSDGFVEESMTALLRALERLHMDNERSISSEIWITIKNLLGHSNSAVQDRARALFDSWNQSRNADKVHHDEKVGESHDAVIADRATLAGGSSLLECSAKSVPLSKQSSNMENHAGEPACDDILPSRNTDDPHPEKVEDVKIQTSNNQVRSHMTSDSLQVEDGPSVPSDSSLVLKSVGENFSAVEETAMRPGEGGTSIDTCSSPATKQDKLEEKSVRVKLNEVLHDANQTYEMEISAAEVIATEISSASDKLDAEDVSLSADAVDASDSVIEPLLQNKIDAKDGGFCQKPTSHGELNTESKSEMNHFNSTAVFQTTGEGGECYSSSLQDSSGSESMLRKNEDPGTLFSQMEDIEAVDEVKGQGSGRGEDVINASDCLKPPRDMKKHDVADMELEYGLVDALELARQVAQEVEREVVDYKEPFCSSSSEKTSEGGVGQPGSPDSINGNDDQFTEGPLREAPSGRNLSADASPKGEDHFINSDNPDTEPENCIPDMESSQVTEAAQEPQVILEKGLCDFDLNQDVCCEDMDHPVNPSTATVSVVSASRPVAAPGLPAAPLQFEGTLGWKGSAATSAFRPASPRRISDGDKYLCVGGSSNSSKQRQDFLDIDLNVAEGADDETGDVVVPEKQIPLSSSLPSVESSVEVSPRRSERLNLDLNRISDEGDALPSDGRTEARRFYPRNGHQSPSPASSSSSMPPAMRNIDLNDPTFCNDSSDYRPRLGKPMADNVNTYGGPKLDDPGFSLMGKRLEVSRKDFPPQSLSVLQNGRAVEPAIDPNLTRVGGVLDLGPAVPYSHPPVYGFNSLPAGPSMSFSSAMYGPGGSIPYMMDSRGAHVVPQIVASASAIPPSYTPQPSFIMSMTGATPGLNGAGPSRPSFDLNSSGFFVEGGSRDLGGLRQLFSPGDGRLVDEHLRAYPQSTLSSAGIGEKRKEPDGGWESYPFSNKQHQQPPWR from the coding sequence ATGACGCTGGAGGATTTTTTTACTCTTACTGAGATGAAAGATGGGCTTACAGCCCCTGCCCGAGTTGAAGAACTAGTCAATGTCATgcaaaaagagagagattgtgTTGTGAAGAATGTTGGTGATGCAACTAGGCAGTGGTCCACTGTTGCAAGCACTATAGCAGCCACAGAGAACAGGGATTGTCTTGATCTTTTTATTCAGTTAGATGGACTTTGGTTTATTGATAGGTGGCTTAAGGATGCTCAAAAGTTCAGTAAAGACACAAGTGACGGCTTTGTGGAAGAGTCGATGACTGCCTTATTACGAGCACTTGAAAGGCTGCATATGGACAATGAGAGGTCAATTTCTTCTGAAATCTGGATTACCatcaagaatcttcttggccacAGTAACTCTGCAGTTCAGGATAGGGCTAGAGCTCTATTTGATAGCTGGAATCAGAGCAGGAATGCTGATAAAGTTCACCATGATGAGAAGGTTGGGGAATCTCATGATGCTGTCATTGCAGATCGTGCAACCCTTGCTGGAGGGAGTAGCCTGCTGGAATGTTCTGCCAAGTCTGTCCCTCTTTCCAAGCAAAGCTCAAATATGGAAAATCATGCAGGGGAACCTGCCTGTGATGATATTTTGCCATCAAGAAACACAGATGATCCGCACCCAGAAAAAGTTGAAGATGTAAAGATTCAAACATCTAACAACCAGGTTAGATCTCACATGACTTCAGACTCTTTACAAGTGGAAGATGGGCCTTCAGTTCCTTCTGACTCCTCTCTTGTGTTAAAGTCTGTCGGAGAAAACTTTTCAGCAGTGGAAGAGACTGCAATGCGTCCTGGAGAAGGAGGTACCTCTATTGATACTTGTAGTTCCCCAGCTACAAAGCAAGACAAACTTGAAGAAAAATCAGTGCGTGTAAAATTGAATGAGGTTCTTCATGATGCAAACCAGACATATGAGATGGAAATTTCTGCTGCTGAAGTGATTGCAACAGAAATTTCTTCTGCCTCTGATAAATTGGATGCCGAAGACGTTTCTTTGAGTGCTGATGCCGTAGATGCTTCAGATTCTGTGATAGAACCCTTGCTACAAAATAAAATTGATGCCAAAGATGGTGGTTTTTGTCAAAAACCCACCTCTCATGGTGAGCTGAACACCGAGTCAAAGAGTGAGATGAATCATTTCAATAGCACAGCTGTGTTCCAAACTACTGGCGAAGGTGGAGAATGCTATTCTAGCAGTTTGCAGGACTCATCTGGCAGTGAGTCCATGCTGCGGAAAAACGAAGATCCTGGTACTTTATTTTCTCAGATGGAAGACATTGAAGCAGTGGATGAAGTTAAGGGGCAAGGGAGTGGCAGAGGCGAGGATGTGATAAATGCTTCTGATTGTTTAAAACCACCAAGGGATATGAAAAAACATGATGTGGCCGATATGGAACTTGAGTATGGCTTAGTTGATGCTTTAGAACTTGCTCGACAAGTTGCCCAGGAGGTGGAGAGAGAAGTGGTGGATTACAAAGAACCATTTTGCAGCTCTTCTTCGGAGAAAACATCGGAAGGTGGCGTTGGACAGCCAGGTAGTCCAGACTCCATAAATGGAAATGACGACCAATTTACTGAGGGCCCACTAAGGGAGGCACCAAGTGGACGAAATCTTTCTGCTGATGCATCTCCAAAGGGGGAGGACCACTTTATTAATTCAGATAACCCGGACACCGAACCGGAAAATTGCATACCGGATATGGAGTCCTCTCAAGTAACTGAAGCGGCTCAAGAGCCACAAGTTATATTAGAGAAGGGTCTATGCGATTTTGATCTGAATCAAGACGTCTGCTGCGAGGATATGGACCATCCTGTGAATCCCAGCACTGCCACAGTTTCTGTTGTTTCCGCATCAAGGCCTGTGGCAGCTCCTGGATTGCCTGCCGCCCCTCTACAGTTTGAGGGGACTCTTGGATGGAAAGGATCGGCTGCAACTAGTGCTTTTCGCCCAGCTTCTCCTCGCAGAATTTCTGATGGTGATAAGTATCTCTGTGTTGGGGGAAGCAGCAATAGCTCAAAGCAGAGGCAGGATTTCCTCGATATTGATCTGAATGTGGCTGAGGGTGCAGATGATGAAACTGGGGATGTAGTAGTCCCAGAAAAGCAAATCCCCCTTTCATCAAGCCTGCCTTCTGTGGAATCTTCAGTAGAAGTGAGTCCGAGAAGATCTGAGCGACTTAACTTGGATTTGAATCGTATCAGTGATGAGGGTGATGCTTTACCATCAGATGGAAGGACAGAGGCACGGCGCTTTTATCCCCGGAATGGCCATCAAAGTCCGTCTCCTGCCTCATCTTCATCCTCCATGCCACCTGCCATGAGGAACATTGATTTGAATGATCCAACTTTTTGCAATGATTCTTCAGATTACAGGCCCCGACTTGGTAAGCCAATGGCTGACAATGTAAACACTTATGGAGGCCCAAAGCTGGATGATCCTGGCTTTTCACTGATGGGCAAGAGACTGGAGGTCAGCAGGAAAGATTTTCCTCCTCAAAGCCTATCTGTCTTGCAGAATGGCAGGGCTGTGGAACCTGCCATTGATCCAAATTTGACCAGAGTGGGAGGTGTTTTGGATTTGGGACCTGCAGTTCCCTATTCACACCCTCCTGTTTATGGGTTCAATAGCCTTCCAGCAGGGCCTAGCATGTCATTCTCCTCAGCCATGTATGGACCTGGTGGTTCTATCCCCTATATGATGGATTCAAGAGGAGCCCATGTTGTCCCTCAAATAGTAGCGTCTGCATCAGCCATTCCTCCATCCTACACTCCTCAACCATCGTTCATAATGAGCATGACTGGTGCAACACCGGGTTTAAACGGAGCTGGGCCCTCCCGCCCTAGTTTTGATCTAAATTCTTCTGGCTTTTTTGTTGAGGGAGGAAGTAGGGACTTGGGGGGTTTGAGGCAGCTGTTTAGTCCGGGCGATGGCAGGTTAGTCGATGAGCATTTGAGGGCCTACCCGCAGTCCACTCTGAGTTCTGCTGGGATTGGTGAGAAAAGAAAGGAGCCAGATGGTGGATGGGAATCCTACCCATTTAGCAACAAACAACATCAGCAACCGCCATGGAGATAG